One part of the Prochlorococcus marinus str. MIT 9313 genome encodes these proteins:
- the nadC gene encoding carboxylating nicotinate-nucleotide diphosphorylase, protein MFSMSVSSPSLTLTPELRSRLESWLAEDLGRGDLTAPALRGCHGRACWRAKADGLFCGGVFVEPLLHALDPKARVQLLVSEGASVSVGQDLLRLEGQASALAAVERTALNLAMRLSGVATATAALVDQLRGSSVRLADTRKTTPGLRVLEKYAVRCGGGVNHRCGLDDAAMLKENHLAWAGSMAAAVAAVRTSAPWPAQVIVEAETADQAAEAIRAGANGVLLDEFSPTQLQDLVPRLRLLAEQRAEGPVVLEASGVDPGQLHAYAATGIDLISTSAPVTRSPWLDISMRFESTAV, encoded by the coding sequence ATGTTTTCCATGTCAGTCTCTTCACCTTCGCTGACCCTGACTCCAGAACTGCGCAGCAGGCTTGAGAGCTGGTTGGCAGAAGATCTCGGTCGCGGTGATCTCACCGCTCCTGCTTTGCGTGGTTGTCATGGTCGTGCGTGTTGGCGAGCGAAAGCCGATGGTCTGTTTTGTGGAGGAGTGTTCGTTGAGCCATTGCTGCATGCGCTTGATCCAAAGGCCAGGGTGCAGCTTCTCGTCAGTGAAGGGGCTTCAGTTTCAGTTGGCCAAGATTTACTGCGGCTTGAGGGGCAGGCCTCAGCGTTGGCGGCTGTTGAGCGAACAGCACTGAATTTGGCGATGCGATTGTCTGGCGTGGCAACCGCAACTGCCGCACTCGTGGATCAGTTGCGTGGGTCGTCTGTGCGCTTGGCTGACACCCGTAAGACCACTCCTGGGCTACGTGTGTTGGAGAAGTACGCCGTTCGCTGTGGGGGGGGAGTGAATCACCGTTGTGGTTTGGATGATGCCGCCATGCTGAAGGAGAACCATTTGGCTTGGGCTGGCAGCATGGCTGCAGCTGTCGCCGCTGTTCGCACAAGCGCACCATGGCCAGCTCAAGTGATCGTTGAAGCTGAAACTGCCGACCAGGCTGCTGAGGCGATTCGGGCTGGAGCGAATGGTGTGCTGTTGGATGAATTTTCCCCTACTCAGTTGCAAGACTTGGTGCCGCGCTTGCGTCTATTGGCAGAGCAGAGAGCTGAAGGGCCTGTGGTTCTGGAGGCGTCTGGTGTGGACCCTGGCCAGTTGCATGCCTACGCGGCAACAGGGATTGATTTGATCTCGACGAGTGCTCCAGTGACGCGCAGCCCCTGGCTTGATATCAGCATGCGATTTGAATCAACAGCGGTTTGA
- the mnmE gene encoding tRNA uridine-5-carboxymethylaminomethyl(34) synthesis GTPase MnmE → MSSPIPHQQTIAAVATAVAPGQGGIAVVRLSGPAAEVVGRSVVSIPGQQLWVSHRVLYGHVMDESGKERIDEVLVLLMKGPRSFTGEDVVEIHCHGGLMAVQRVLERVLAQPHVRRALPGEFSQRAVLNGRLDLTQAEAISELVAARSRRAAQLAMTGVDGGIQRRITSLRERLLDQLSELEARVDFEEDLPPLDGAELLLELQCVRRELEQLVEDAKRGDVLRQGLQVALVGRPNVGKSSLLNRLSRRERAIVTDLPGTTRDVLESEIVLEGVPITLVDTAGIRATQDALEQLGIDRSHQALAAADVAVLVFDLSLGWTADDAALLAQIPDDLPRLLVGNKADLQPASMAASLMVASLGNEVDGKTVDVMLSALTGQGEEALIKAVLKTCGASEAQGLVVALNQRQQDLAAAAAIALARTQEAAEHQLPWDFWTIDLRQAISSLGEITGEEITEAVLDRIFSRFCIGK, encoded by the coding sequence ATGTCTTCTCCAATCCCCCATCAACAAACGATTGCCGCAGTGGCAACGGCGGTTGCACCAGGCCAAGGGGGTATTGCTGTGGTGCGGCTTTCCGGGCCAGCGGCTGAGGTCGTTGGGCGGAGTGTGGTGTCGATCCCGGGGCAACAACTTTGGGTTAGTCATCGTGTGTTGTATGGCCATGTGATGGATGAGAGCGGCAAGGAACGGATCGATGAAGTTCTTGTGTTGCTGATGAAGGGGCCACGCAGTTTCACTGGCGAGGATGTTGTGGAGATCCACTGTCATGGTGGATTGATGGCTGTTCAGCGGGTGCTTGAGCGTGTGTTGGCTCAGCCGCATGTGCGCCGGGCATTGCCTGGAGAGTTCAGCCAGCGGGCGGTGCTCAACGGCCGGCTTGACCTCACCCAGGCGGAGGCGATCAGTGAACTTGTGGCGGCGCGTAGTCGTCGAGCAGCCCAGTTGGCGATGACGGGAGTCGATGGAGGCATTCAGCGCCGCATCACCTCCCTGCGGGAAAGGTTGTTGGATCAGCTCAGTGAGCTGGAGGCCAGGGTTGATTTTGAGGAGGATCTTCCCCCTCTCGATGGTGCTGAGTTGTTACTTGAGTTGCAGTGCGTGCGCAGAGAGCTCGAACAGCTTGTTGAAGATGCCAAGCGTGGTGATGTGCTGCGCCAGGGGCTACAGGTGGCTCTGGTTGGCCGCCCCAATGTTGGTAAGAGCTCCCTGTTGAATCGCCTCAGCCGCCGGGAGCGGGCGATCGTGACGGATCTTCCTGGTACGACCAGGGATGTCTTGGAGAGCGAGATTGTGCTGGAGGGTGTGCCGATCACCTTGGTAGACACCGCAGGCATTCGCGCCACGCAGGATGCTCTGGAGCAACTAGGGATAGATCGTAGTCATCAGGCTCTCGCTGCAGCTGATGTGGCGGTGTTGGTGTTTGATCTCAGTCTGGGATGGACAGCCGACGATGCGGCGTTGCTCGCTCAGATCCCAGATGATCTGCCAAGGCTTCTTGTGGGTAATAAAGCTGATCTTCAGCCTGCCTCGATGGCTGCTTCTCTAATGGTTGCTTCGCTGGGCAATGAGGTTGATGGCAAGACTGTGGATGTGATGTTGAGTGCACTCACTGGGCAAGGAGAAGAGGCCTTGATTAAGGCTGTTTTGAAGACTTGTGGTGCCAGCGAAGCGCAGGGGTTGGTGGTTGCGCTCAATCAACGGCAGCAAGATCTTGCCGCAGCAGCAGCAATTGCTTTGGCTCGCACGCAGGAAGCAGCAGAGCACCAGTTGCCTTGGGATTTCTGGACCATTGATCTGCGGCAAGCGATCAGCAGCTTGGGTGAGATCACTGGCGAGGAGATCACAGAGGCTGTGCTTGATCGCATCTTTTCGCGGTTTTGTATTGGCAAATAA
- a CDS encoding DUF2062 domain-containing protein, which translates to MIQQTLQGISRRLRRWLVWLWQQEGTPGQRARGVAAGVFSGCFPFFGLQTLLGVALASVVRGNHVLAAIGTWISNPITYLPLYWFNYQVGSSLLGQGQNDLDLTRLNEQDLWTQGWVFSTRLLLGSSLVGAIAALFTSCVVYGLLKGPAKAKSRQQIYRRRNQSKHD; encoded by the coding sequence ATGATCCAGCAAACCCTCCAGGGCATCAGCAGGCGACTGCGCCGCTGGCTTGTTTGGCTCTGGCAGCAAGAAGGAACGCCAGGGCAACGGGCGCGAGGGGTCGCAGCGGGAGTGTTCAGCGGCTGCTTCCCTTTCTTCGGGTTACAGACACTGCTCGGTGTCGCCTTAGCCAGTGTGGTGCGCGGCAACCATGTACTGGCTGCCATAGGCACCTGGATCAGTAACCCGATCACCTATTTGCCGCTCTATTGGTTCAACTATCAAGTTGGCTCTTCCCTACTTGGCCAAGGGCAAAATGACCTTGACCTCACTCGACTCAATGAGCAAGATCTTTGGACTCAAGGCTGGGTCTTCAGCACTCGCCTTTTACTTGGATCAAGTTTGGTAGGAGCAATCGCGGCTCTCTTCACAAGCTGTGTTGTCTATGGATTGCTCAAAGGGCCAGCAAAAGCAAAATCGCGACAACAAATTTATCGCAGGCGAAACCAAAGTAAACATGACTAA
- a CDS encoding Paralytic/GBP/PSP peptide, producing the protein MTLPVRAEAGCAAFEAIGWNENLASGAKSGLITGGSWRCSNTYAAGAGFVSDDYAVTVHTCFDEIFCSDRGFEVGAIYVQVNKDGMKGNFRARGQVLKTDRKSMKVKQVDSDVAYSWTDGEYNEFNTASLLIDR; encoded by the coding sequence TTGACTCTTCCCGTAAGGGCTGAAGCTGGTTGTGCAGCCTTTGAGGCTATTGGATGGAATGAAAATTTAGCCTCTGGTGCAAAGTCAGGTTTGATCACGGGTGGCAGTTGGAGATGTTCAAATACTTACGCTGCTGGGGCTGGCTTTGTATCTGATGATTATGCAGTTACTGTACATACTTGTTTTGATGAAATATTTTGCAGTGACAGAGGCTTTGAAGTAGGAGCCATATATGTTCAGGTCAATAAGGATGGAATGAAAGGAAATTTTAGAGCTAGGGGACAGGTGCTCAAGACAGATCGTAAGAGCATGAAGGTGAAGCAGGTGGATTCGGATGTCGCATATAGCTGGACTGATGGTGAATACAATGAGTTCAATACTGCATCACTGTTGATAGATCGCTAG
- a CDS encoding mechanosensitive ion channel family protein → MPDTQQELLNKIDFFQSQEGILVGTVFLAVLWLILVLLDKYGRRIGPLVARSIRRPLLLGFSSALYLGWLLHLLELQAKALLPIKSSAVSTALVVIALGWATINLGRALLLQSNRIQRWLKVEDPRDEAMLTALLDRVFTIGVIVLTIAALMVTFGVSTAAVGALLGGAGIGLGFGTQQISQNFLAGFMLFFTRPFSEGDWISVSSFDDGTVEKIGWYHTRIRTFDRRPLYIPNSIFATTPIENPGRMYNRRIKASISLRYEDLPRIDAISKNVRSLLLNHPEIDQKQSILVNFNEWDSSSINMMVYCFTKTTVWKDWLDIQQEVFLQIADIVQKAGGDFAFNCTTLYPAPNLNDDNPISRLGEDLKSNRSLQ, encoded by the coding sequence ATGCCCGATACGCAACAAGAGCTGCTCAACAAGATCGATTTTTTTCAGAGTCAAGAAGGGATCCTGGTCGGAACTGTCTTCTTAGCTGTTCTTTGGTTGATACTCGTTCTTCTGGATAAGTACGGCAGGCGAATTGGCCCTCTGGTAGCGAGATCCATCCGAAGGCCCTTATTGCTTGGATTTAGTTCAGCTCTTTACTTGGGTTGGCTGTTACACCTCTTGGAACTGCAAGCCAAGGCCTTGTTGCCTATTAAAAGTTCAGCAGTCTCAACTGCTCTGGTGGTGATCGCTCTGGGCTGGGCCACGATCAATCTCGGCCGGGCACTGCTCCTGCAATCGAATCGCATTCAACGCTGGCTGAAGGTAGAAGATCCCAGAGATGAGGCGATGTTGACCGCCTTATTGGATCGAGTTTTCACCATTGGAGTCATTGTTTTAACTATCGCGGCCCTGATGGTGACTTTTGGAGTGTCTACCGCAGCAGTAGGCGCTTTGCTTGGTGGAGCAGGCATTGGCCTCGGCTTTGGGACACAGCAAATTTCTCAGAATTTCCTTGCAGGGTTCATGCTCTTTTTTACTCGTCCATTCTCAGAAGGTGACTGGATTAGCGTCTCGAGCTTTGATGATGGAACAGTTGAGAAAATTGGCTGGTATCACACCCGCATTCGCACCTTTGATCGTCGACCACTCTATATCCCAAATTCGATCTTTGCGACTACTCCGATCGAGAATCCTGGACGAATGTATAACAGAAGAATCAAGGCCAGCATTAGTCTTCGCTACGAAGATCTGCCCCGTATCGACGCGATTAGCAAGAATGTTCGTAGTCTGCTATTAAACCATCCAGAGATAGATCAAAAACAGAGCATCTTAGTGAATTTCAACGAATGGGATAGCTCCTCGATCAACATGATGGTGTATTGCTTTACTAAAACAACTGTTTGGAAAGACTGGCTAGATATTCAACAGGAGGTCTTCCTCCAGATTGCAGACATTGTTCAGAAAGCTGGTGGTGATTTTGCCTTCAATTGCACCACCCTCTATCCGGCGCCAAACCTGAACGATGACAATCCAATTAGTCGCTTGGGTGAAGATCTAAAATCGAACAGATCGCTGCAGTAA